GCCGAAGGTCAAGGGGTCGGGGAGGGATACCGGACCGAGCGTAAACGAGGGAGGATATGCTCACCGACCCGAAGGGCTTGCCCCTTGACCGAAAGGCGAGCAGGCGTATAATTTTTTGTGCGGGGGCAAACAAAAAAGCACGTCTTTTCAACTAATATCATTAAATTTAAAATGTAGTTTAAAAAATTGTCTATAAAATATAAAGTATACTTCATATTTTATGTATAAAAACATAAAGTATGTGTTATAATATTATATGTGGGAGGTGATAAAAATGTCTATTACAAGCTCAGAAAATATATTAAGGATTCTATACTCTTATAACCCATGGTGGAGAGAAGGATATTTTCCTCAGGATCTATCCAAACCCGTAAAGAGAGTAGTCTATCATCAGGCATTTGAATTACTAATGCATCCAACTATCAGAAGATATGTCATACTTTCAGGTGCACGTCGTGTAGGTAAAACCACAATTTTATATCAAATGATAGAAACCCTTTTAAAAAATCAAGTGCATCCAAAAAAGATATTGTATGTATCTTTTGATCATCCTTTATTTAAGTTAAGTTCCTTTGACCAAATTCTTAACCTTTATGAAACCACTGTAAATGAAGAAAAAGAGGCTTATATATTTCTAGATGAAATTCAATATGCAAGTGATTGGGACAGATGGTTAAAAGTCTATTATGACACCAAACCAAAATGGAGAATTATTGCCACAGGTTCAGCTTCTCCCGCACTTATTGAAGGTACAAAAGAAAGTGGTGTTGGCCGCTGGACTGTGATTTCTGTACCTACTCTTTCTTTTTATGAATTTTGTGAAATACTTGGAGTCTCAGAAAAACCAAATAACTTACCCGATTTAGATTTAAACGAAATTTCAAATTTAAATGAGTCTCAATTAAGTGAGCTTATGTTTTTACTTATGCCATTGCAAAAGTACTTTAATAAGTATTTAACAATAGGAGGATTCCCCGAATTTGTATTCTCAGAAGACCAATTTTTGGTGCAAAGAATGTTAAGAGAAGATGTGGTTGATAAAGTTATTAAAAGAGATATA
The sequence above is a segment of the Thermoanaerobacter ethanolicus JW 200 genome. Coding sequences within it:
- a CDS encoding ATP-binding protein; its protein translation is MSITSSENILRILYSYNPWWREGYFPQDLSKPVKRVVYHQAFELLMHPTIRRYVILSGARRVGKTTILYQMIETLLKNQVHPKKILYVSFDHPLFKLSSFDQILNLYETTVNEEKEAYIFLDEIQYASDWDRWLKVYYDTKPKWRIIATGSASPALIEGTKESGVGRWTVISVPTLSFYEFCEILGVSEKPNNLPDLDLNEISNLNESQLSELMFLLMPLQKYFNKYLTIGGFPEFVFSEDQFLVQRMLREDVVDKVIKRDIPSLFNVRNLAVLEKVFLYLCFNSANVISISTISKEIGDVSTVTVENYIHLLENANLIYKSLPIELGGKKVLKAKPKIYVSDPALRNAVLMIDNILLDSKELGITVETAIFKHIYNFYLQTNARIGYFRKSSDNQKEIDVVVEFPHSKSLIEVKFREDTTLSENEAIVEMSQKEKNIASAVLVTKRPEDYGKVKISTKVPIIKIPAYAFMYLFGRR